The proteins below are encoded in one region of Aequorivita iocasae:
- the dinB gene encoding DNA polymerase IV: MQDELPIRKIIHVDMDAFYASVEQLDNPELRGKAIAVGGGSARGVVSAASYEARKFGVRSAMSGTVARKLCPDLIFVRTNFDRYKEVSKQIRKIFFEYTDLVEPLSLDEAYLDVTENKKGNPSATMIATEIRKKIKEKTGLNASAGISVNKFVAKIASDINKPNGQKTIGPEEVISFLETLDVKKFYGVGKVTKEKMYRLGIFTGKDLKSKSIEFLEEHFGKSGGYYYNVVRGIHNSKVKPTRTQKSLAAEHTFSENISSEIFMLERLEEIAAEVESRLKKKKLAGKTVTLKIKYRDFTLQTRSKTLPLYISSKELIMDVVKELLFQEKMYESVRLLGISISHLNNNNETPKKKEVPKESIDVQLKLEF, translated from the coding sequence ATGCAGGACGAACTACCCATCCGCAAAATAATTCACGTAGATATGGACGCTTTTTATGCGTCCGTGGAGCAGTTGGACAATCCCGAGCTTCGCGGAAAGGCGATTGCCGTGGGCGGTGGCTCAGCCCGTGGCGTTGTAAGCGCTGCAAGTTATGAAGCCCGAAAATTTGGTGTGCGCAGTGCGATGAGCGGGACGGTAGCACGAAAGCTTTGTCCAGACTTGATTTTTGTGCGAACCAATTTTGACCGCTACAAAGAAGTTTCGAAACAAATTAGGAAAATATTTTTTGAATATACCGATTTGGTGGAACCGCTGTCTTTGGACGAAGCTTATTTGGACGTTACCGAAAACAAAAAGGGCAATCCCAGCGCCACAATGATTGCAACCGAGATTCGGAAAAAGATAAAAGAAAAGACAGGGTTGAACGCTTCCGCAGGGATTTCGGTTAATAAATTTGTGGCAAAAATTGCCAGCGATATTAACAAGCCCAACGGACAGAAAACAATTGGCCCCGAAGAGGTAATTTCTTTTTTGGAAACTTTGGATGTAAAGAAATTTTACGGTGTGGGGAAAGTAACCAAAGAGAAAATGTACCGTTTGGGCATTTTTACGGGAAAGGATTTAAAAAGTAAATCGATTGAATTTTTAGAGGAACACTTCGGGAAAAGTGGCGGGTATTATTACAATGTTGTCCGTGGAATTCACAATAGCAAAGTAAAACCTACACGGACACAGAAATCTTTGGCGGCCGAACATACTTTTTCTGAAAATATTTCCTCTGAAATTTTTATGCTTGAAAGATTAGAGGAAATAGCCGCTGAAGTAGAAAGCAGATTAAAGAAGAAAAAACTGGCGGGAAAGACCGTGACGCTGAAAATTAAATACCGTGACTTTACGCTTCAAACCCGCAGCAAAACCTTGCCGTTATATATATCCTCCAAAGAACTTATTATGGACGTGGTTAAAGAATTGTTATTTCAGGAAAAAATGTATGAGTCGGTACGATTGTTGGGCATTTCAATTTCACACCTAAACAATAACAATGAAACCCCGAAGAAAAAAGAGGTTCCGAAGGAATCGATTGATGTACAACTTAAACTTGAATTTTAA
- a CDS encoding efflux RND transporter permease subunit: MLKTFIDRPVLSTVISIIIVILGILGLTNLPITQYPDIAPPTIQVNATYPGANAETILESVVIPLEEQINGVEGMTYLTSTATNNGTASISVFFDQDVDPDIAAVNVQNRVARANSLLPQAVIQTGVTTSKQQTSALMFLSFYSTNPDYDDTFLQNYLKINVIPELQRVNGVGDVSVFGGKDYSMRIWLNPQKLAAYSLMPSDVVAALKEQSLEAAAGALGENNGEAFSYTIKYPGRYKTEQQYSDIVIKALGNGEFLRLSDVAQIELGAQSYAGGSVTNGNPAVNMGIFQTKGSNAQEIIDAIKVELAQVEANLPEGITYYIPYDTNNFLNASIEKVVMTLVEAFLLVFLVVFIFLQDFRSTLIPAIAVPVSIIGTFFFLNLFGYSINLLTLFALVLAIGIVVDDAIVVVEAVHSKIDEGEKSPKKASLKAMHEISGAIVSITLVMSAVFIPVTFIKGPTGVFYEQFGVTLIVAIIISAINALTLTPALSALFLKGHDEKQNSNKPGFIQKFFNGFNRGFKATVNRYGRSVHFLYRHKWITGVILLLAVLGIWWSSATLKTGFVPDEDRGIIFMNVELPAGSSIDRTREVNLKLYNKIKDLPGVQGASVIDGRSLISGAGSNYGLGFIRLDDWKDREDESLSVQAITGQLFGIAAQIPEAQIIFFSPPSIPGFGNSAGAEVNLLDRSGGSFTDLDQTNQEFIAKLSQRPEIQYAQSSFNTRYPQYEMILNVPLAKEVGVSVQTIFNTLQGYIGSIFAADFSRFGKQYRVYVQALPEDRASESDLNNIYVRTASGEMTPITQFVTLKRVYGPQSVTRFNLFNSTKVTAAPAPGYSSGDVIAAVEDVSQTLPSNFDIAYSGLTLEEKSAGNQTTMIFILSLVFVYFLLAAQYESYLLPFSVLFSLPVGVFGAYISTQFMGLQNNIYFQIALIMLIGLLAKNAILIVEFALQRRKHGESILDAAIDGAEARLRPILMTSFAFILGLMPLVLSSGVGAAGNRSIGTGAVGGLLIGTIIGVFVIPILFILFQWLQEKITGAPTEKLETIEENISDEKE; the protein is encoded by the coding sequence ATGTTAAAAACATTTATAGACAGACCCGTACTCTCTACGGTTATCTCGATAATTATTGTGATTTTGGGAATTTTGGGGCTTACCAATCTGCCCATTACTCAATATCCCGATATTGCCCCACCGACCATTCAGGTGAATGCAACGTATCCAGGAGCGAATGCCGAAACCATTCTTGAAAGTGTAGTAATACCGCTGGAAGAGCAGATAAACGGTGTGGAAGGAATGACCTATTTAACTTCCACTGCCACCAACAACGGAACGGCTTCCATCAGCGTGTTTTTTGATCAGGATGTAGATCCCGATATTGCCGCTGTAAACGTTCAAAACCGTGTGGCACGGGCAAATTCACTGTTGCCGCAAGCTGTAATTCAAACTGGGGTTACAACTTCAAAACAACAAACCAGTGCGTTGATGTTTCTTTCCTTTTACAGCACGAACCCAGATTATGACGATACATTTCTTCAGAATTATTTAAAAATCAACGTCATTCCCGAATTACAAAGGGTAAACGGTGTGGGTGACGTAAGTGTTTTTGGCGGAAAGGATTATTCTATGAGAATCTGGCTAAATCCTCAAAAACTTGCAGCCTATAGCTTGATGCCTTCAGACGTTGTGGCAGCTTTAAAAGAACAGAGTTTGGAAGCCGCGGCGGGTGCTTTGGGTGAAAATAATGGCGAAGCCTTTTCATATACCATTAAATATCCGGGACGTTACAAAACTGAGCAGCAATACAGCGACATTGTGATTAAAGCTTTGGGCAATGGCGAATTTTTGAGATTGAGCGATGTTGCACAAATAGAACTTGGCGCACAATCTTATGCAGGTGGATCTGTTACCAATGGAAATCCTGCGGTAAATATGGGTATTTTTCAAACGAAAGGTTCAAATGCACAGGAAATTATTGATGCTATAAAAGTAGAATTGGCTCAAGTGGAAGCCAATCTTCCCGAAGGCATCACGTATTATATTCCGTATGATACTAACAACTTTTTGAATGCCTCAATTGAAAAGGTGGTAATGACTTTGGTAGAAGCGTTCCTGCTAGTTTTTCTTGTGGTATTTATATTCTTGCAGGATTTTCGTTCCACTTTAATACCGGCAATTGCGGTACCAGTTTCGATTATTGGAACATTTTTCTTCCTAAATTTATTTGGATATTCCATCAACCTTCTGACACTTTTCGCTTTGGTATTGGCAATTGGTATTGTGGTAGATGACGCTATTGTAGTCGTCGAGGCAGTCCATTCAAAGATTGACGAAGGAGAGAAAAGCCCGAAAAAGGCATCGCTTAAAGCCATGCACGAAATTTCCGGAGCTATTGTTTCCATTACCTTGGTGATGTCTGCAGTGTTTATCCCCGTAACTTTTATAAAAGGCCCTACGGGAGTATTTTATGAGCAGTTTGGAGTAACGCTTATTGTTGCAATTATTATTTCTGCAATAAACGCTTTGACTTTAACACCCGCGCTGAGTGCACTTTTCTTAAAAGGTCACGATGAAAAACAAAACAGCAATAAACCAGGTTTTATTCAGAAATTCTTTAACGGTTTCAACAGAGGTTTTAAAGCTACTGTAAACCGTTATGGAAGATCTGTCCATTTCCTATACAGGCATAAATGGATTACTGGAGTTATTTTGCTTTTGGCAGTTTTGGGAATTTGGTGGTCATCTGCAACTTTGAAAACAGGCTTTGTGCCCGATGAAGACCGTGGAATTATCTTTATGAACGTAGAACTTCCCGCGGGTTCTTCAATTGATCGTACGCGTGAGGTAAACCTAAAACTATACAATAAAATAAAAGACCTTCCTGGCGTACAAGGTGCGTCGGTTATTGACGGTCGAAGTTTGATCAGCGGTGCGGGAAGCAATTACGGACTTGGCTTTATTAGGCTTGACGATTGGAAAGACAGAGAAGACGAATCGCTTTCGGTGCAGGCAATAACTGGCCAACTTTTCGGAATTGCTGCGCAAATTCCAGAGGCGCAAATTATATTTTTCTCGCCACCAAGTATTCCCGGTTTTGGAAACTCCGCTGGAGCCGAAGTGAACCTTTTGGATCGTTCCGGCGGAAGCTTTACAGATTTGGACCAAACCAATCAGGAGTTTATTGCAAAATTGAGCCAACGGCCTGAAATTCAATATGCACAATCCTCTTTCAACACGCGTTATCCGCAATATGAAATGATACTGAACGTGCCATTGGCAAAAGAAGTTGGGGTTTCGGTGCAAACCATTTTCAACACTTTACAAGGTTATATAGGAAGTATTTTCGCAGCAGATTTTTCCCGCTTCGGAAAACAATATCGCGTGTATGTTCAAGCATTGCCGGAAGACAGGGCAAGTGAAAGCGATTTGAACAATATTTATGTACGTACTGCCAGTGGTGAAATGACGCCAATTACCCAATTCGTTACGCTGAAACGGGTTTATGGGCCACAATCGGTTACACGTTTCAATTTGTTCAATTCCACAAAAGTTACTGCTGCGCCGGCGCCGGGCTATAGCTCGGGTGATGTTATTGCCGCTGTTGAAGACGTTAGCCAAACTTTGCCCAGCAATTTTGATATCGCTTACTCAGGTTTAACCTTGGAAGAAAAAAGCGCAGGCAACCAAACAACGATGATTTTCATTTTGTCATTGGTATTCGTTTACTTTTTGCTCGCAGCTCAATATGAAAGCTATTTATTGCCGTTTTCGGTTCTATTTTCATTGCCGGTTGGGGTTTTTGGAGCCTATATTTCAACACAGTTTATGGGATTGCAAAACAATATCTACTTTCAGATTGCGCTCATAATGCTTATAGGGTTGCTCGCGAAAAACGCAATTCTTATAGTTGAATTTGCCTTACAGCGAAGAAAGCACGGCGAATCTATTTTAGATGCCGCAATTGATGGTGCCGAAGCCCGATTACGACCTATTTTAATGACTTCCTTCGCCTTCATCTTAGGATTGATGCCGTTGGTACTTTCCAGTGGCGTGGGTGCAGCCGGGAACCGTTCAATCGGTACGGGAGCAGTTGGCGGATTGTTGATTGGAACTATTATAGGCGTTTTCGTAATTCCAATTTTGTTCATCCTTTTCCAATGGTTACAGGAAAAAATTACCGGTGCACCGACTGAAAAATTAGAAACTATTGAAGAAAACATTTCAGATGAAAAAGAATAG
- a CDS encoding NAD(P)H-binding protein, whose product MKKTAIILGATGLTGSILLKKLLKDPAYEKIKLFSRSTADMNSPKIEEHLIDMFQLENHSEAFKADVVFCCIGTTKAKTPNKETYKKIDYGIPVTAAKLAKQNGIETFIVISAMGADANSSIFYNKTKGEMQHDVLNQHIENTYILQPSLIVGDREENRFGEKVATFFMKSFGFLVPKKYKMIKAETIAEAMLVLVKKEFPKQQITSDEIKQIAQNAGNRT is encoded by the coding sequence ATGAAAAAAACAGCAATCATTTTAGGCGCCACGGGCTTAACGGGAAGTATCCTGCTCAAAAAACTTTTGAAAGACCCTGCTTATGAAAAGATAAAACTCTTTTCGCGCAGCACTGCTGATATGAATTCCCCGAAAATTGAGGAGCATTTGATAGATATGTTCCAACTGGAAAACCATTCCGAAGCCTTTAAAGCCGATGTGGTTTTCTGCTGCATTGGCACCACAAAAGCCAAAACGCCTAATAAGGAAACCTATAAAAAAATTGATTACGGCATTCCCGTGACTGCCGCCAAGCTTGCAAAACAGAACGGAATTGAAACGTTTATCGTAATTTCGGCAATGGGCGCAGATGCCAATAGCAGCATTTTTTACAACAAAACAAAAGGTGAAATGCAACATGATGTTTTAAATCAGCATATTGAAAATACATACATCCTGCAACCTTCACTAATTGTTGGCGATCGTGAAGAAAACCGTTTTGGTGAAAAAGTTGCTACTTTTTTTATGAAGAGTTTCGGATTTTTGGTTCCGAAGAAATACAAAATGATAAAAGCTGAAACTATTGCTGAAGCGATGCTGGTTTTGGTGAAAAAAGAATTTCCAAAACAACAAATCACTTCCGATGAAATCAAACAAATAGCCCAAAATGCAGGAAATAGAACGTAA
- a CDS encoding efflux transporter outer membrane subunit, with translation MKKNSIYRILILASLPLLLVSCFAAKDYERPQVVNEANYRTENLPQDTLSIATLSWKELFTDPLLQGYIEEGLKNNMDIRVALQQIRIAEAYVKQGKAGYFPSLNGNAKYTHQEFSAGGQFGGQFSSLDQYELSAGLSWEADIWGKIRSNERAFQASYLQSIAAHQAVKSRLIANIASVYYQLLAVDEQIRVTEETIETRSKGLETTQALKEAGNVTEVGVKQTEAQLYTAQGILIDLKNQARLLENTMSILLGSAPHEISRGNLENQDIEIPLNTGIPSQLLRNRPDVMAAEYSLMNAFELTNAARANFYPSLTLSATGGFQNIEIDKLFNANSLFATIIGGLTQPIFNKRQIRTQYEVSQAQQEQAYLDFRLAIITASKEVSDALYNYESATEKIEVNQKEFEAYNLATGYSEELLNNGFANYLEVLNAQENALNSSLNLINTKNNQLQAIVDLYEALGGGWR, from the coding sequence ATGAAAAAGAATAGTATATATAGAATATTGATATTGGCAAGCTTGCCATTGCTATTGGTTTCATGCTTTGCCGCAAAAGATTATGAACGGCCCCAAGTGGTAAATGAAGCAAATTACCGAACTGAAAATCTTCCACAGGATACGTTGAGCATCGCGACCCTTTCGTGGAAGGAATTGTTCACGGATCCGTTGTTGCAAGGTTACATTGAAGAAGGCTTGAAAAACAATATGGACATTCGGGTGGCGCTTCAGCAAATACGTATTGCCGAAGCTTATGTAAAACAAGGCAAGGCGGGATATTTTCCTTCTTTGAATGGAAATGCAAAATATACTCATCAGGAATTTTCTGCCGGAGGTCAGTTTGGCGGTCAGTTTTCATCATTGGATCAATATGAATTGAGCGCTGGTCTTTCTTGGGAAGCAGATATCTGGGGAAAAATACGTAGCAATGAAAGGGCTTTTCAAGCTTCATACCTTCAAAGCATCGCAGCACACCAAGCCGTAAAAAGTAGGTTGATTGCCAATATTGCTTCGGTTTATTACCAATTGTTGGCGGTGGATGAACAAATACGTGTTACAGAAGAGACAATTGAAACGCGTTCCAAGGGGCTGGAAACTACCCAAGCTTTAAAAGAAGCCGGAAACGTTACCGAAGTAGGCGTAAAGCAAACGGAAGCACAGCTTTATACCGCTCAGGGAATTTTAATCGATTTAAAAAACCAAGCCCGCTTGTTGGAAAACACCATGTCCATTTTATTGGGAAGTGCTCCGCACGAAATAAGCCGTGGAAACTTGGAAAATCAAGATATCGAAATACCTTTAAACACGGGGATTCCCTCACAATTGCTCAGAAATAGACCCGATGTTATGGCGGCAGAATATAGTTTGATGAATGCTTTCGAACTTACAAATGCAGCACGCGCAAATTTCTATCCTTCATTGACGCTTTCGGCAACGGGAGGTTTTCAAAATATTGAGATTGATAAACTTTTCAACGCCAATTCGTTATTCGCAACCATCATTGGCGGGTTGACGCAGCCTATTTTTAACAAACGACAAATCCGCACGCAGTATGAAGTTTCGCAGGCACAGCAGGAACAGGCTTATTTAGATTTTAGATTGGCCATTATTACTGCCAGTAAAGAAGTCTCTGACGCACTTTATAACTATGAGTCCGCAACCGAAAAAATTGAGGTAAACCAAAAGGAATTTGAAGCTTATAATTTGGCAACAGGCTATTCCGAAGAACTTTTGAATAACGGTTTTGCAAACTATTTGGAAGTCTTAAATGCGCAGGAAAATGCGCTTAATTCAAGCTTAAACCTTATAAACACAAAGAATAACCAGCTTCAGGCCATCGTAGATTTATACGAAGCCTTGGGCGGCGGTTGGCGATAG
- a CDS encoding IPExxxVDY family protein — protein sequence MANHKLIFDEDFEEPYTLIAIHCSEEAYKMAYLMNRHLNLKLKRKQTDLDFSTEGLLITFPLYAFEDVHKYTHFYLIANKCKSVEAGLQSSGGLFADLVSEKSTAHYLLPEFKKVDYFLKIYSDFETDPLRKILSEITGIKQVISAYTVEMENIKSKNNLIFD from the coding sequence ATGGCAAATCACAAATTGATTTTTGATGAAGATTTTGAAGAGCCCTACACGCTCATCGCCATCCATTGTAGCGAAGAAGCCTATAAAATGGCCTATCTCATGAATCGCCACTTAAATTTGAAGCTGAAAAGAAAACAAACCGACCTCGATTTTTCAACAGAAGGTTTGCTGATAACGTTTCCGCTATATGCTTTTGAAGATGTGCACAAATACACCCATTTTTACCTAATAGCCAACAAATGCAAATCGGTTGAAGCAGGGTTACAGTCCTCTGGTGGTCTATTTGCAGATTTGGTTTCAGAGAAATCGACAGCACATTATTTGCTTCCTGAATTTAAAAAAGTGGATTATTTTCTGAAAATTTACTCAGATTTTGAAACAGATCCACTGCGAAAAATACTTTCAGAAATAACCGGAATAAAACAAGTTATTTCAGCTTACACAGTTGAAATGGAAAATATAAAATCAAAAAACAATTTAATTTTCGACTAA
- the rnc gene encoding ribonuclease III, giving the protein MASIKNIFSSRSDKNGEFSNSLKKILGFNPKDLSIYETAFTHRSTNEKNTSGQPQNYERLEFLGDAMLGAVIAAHLFKKVPGGNEGYLTKMRSKVVSREHLNELGRDLQLVKFLKTTIPTQQFSGNIYGNVFEALVGAIYLDRGFKYCEKFIQKRVIKPYVDIKKLEGKVISYKSLFIEWCQKHKKQFTFEVYEDNGKDELKHFAVRLKLEDEIVAKARATSKKKAEERAAKRAFYKLQIKVDSEKP; this is encoded by the coding sequence ATGGCCTCCATTAAAAACATATTTTCTTCCCGTTCAGACAAAAACGGGGAATTTTCCAATTCCCTAAAAAAAATATTGGGGTTTAACCCTAAAGACCTTTCCATATACGAAACCGCTTTCACCCACCGTTCTACCAACGAAAAAAATACCAGCGGCCAACCACAAAATTATGAACGTCTCGAATTTTTGGGAGATGCCATGCTAGGTGCCGTAATTGCTGCACATTTGTTCAAAAAAGTACCTGGAGGCAACGAAGGCTATCTTACCAAAATGCGCAGTAAGGTTGTGAGCCGTGAGCATTTGAATGAATTAGGCCGCGACCTACAATTGGTAAAATTTTTAAAAACCACCATTCCCACTCAGCAATTCAGTGGAAATATCTATGGAAACGTTTTTGAAGCCTTAGTGGGCGCCATTTATTTGGATCGCGGATTTAAATACTGCGAAAAATTTATCCAAAAAAGGGTCATCAAACCTTATGTGGACATCAAAAAACTGGAGGGAAAGGTAATCAGCTATAAAAGTCTTTTCATTGAATGGTGCCAAAAACATAAAAAACAGTTCACTTTTGAAGTTTATGAAGACAACGGCAAAGACGAACTGAAACATTTCGCCGTTAGATTAAAACTTGAAGATGAAATAGTGGCAAAAGCAAGGGCCACCTCAAAGAAGAAAGCCGAGGAACGCGCAGCCAAAAGAGCCTTTTACAAACTTCAAATTAAGGTTGATTCAGAAAAACCTTAG
- a CDS encoding YciI family protein yields the protein MKARLLLIILGITLFSCETKVEKEYITEPCPEEEKIPMAQLKEELTQKGFQTFDYVDEKSGDTILMQQYFIAFLKKGPTRSQTKEEADSLQKLHLAHLGRMYKEGFADISGPFGDDGDIRGITIYNVPTQKMADSLANMDPMVKAGRLPIEIHPWWAAKGFPLR from the coding sequence GTGAAAGCTAGACTACTATTGATAATTTTAGGAATCACACTTTTTAGTTGTGAAACAAAAGTTGAGAAAGAATACATCACCGAGCCTTGCCCAGAGGAAGAGAAAATTCCAATGGCGCAGCTAAAAGAAGAACTTACTCAAAAAGGCTTTCAAACCTTCGATTATGTTGATGAAAAATCGGGCGACACCATTTTGATGCAGCAATATTTTATTGCATTCTTAAAAAAAGGTCCAACCCGCTCCCAAACTAAAGAGGAGGCAGACAGTCTTCAAAAACTGCATTTGGCACACTTGGGCAGGATGTATAAAGAAGGTTTTGCAGATATTTCAGGACCGTTTGGCGATGATGGCGATATTCGCGGCATCACCATTTACAACGTGCCCACCCAAAAAATGGCGGATAGTTTGGCAAATATGGACCCGATGGTAAAAGCGGGCAGACTGCCAATTGAAATCCACCCGTGGTGGGCTGCTAAGGGGTTTCCGTTGCGATAA
- a CDS encoding SH3 domain-containing protein: MKTVAFSLLALAGFTFLFSCKNNAKTNEETQTVVTDSIPAETAPNAMYVTAVSGLTLREFPNLQSAKLAVMPLGTKVKIVKAEGKTTMNVGGIDGAMDEVEFNNQKGFAFNGFLSKFFPPGENASAKNYAEELKKDFPKVSYSEATGGTASKPTKTETLILPTDTWHEAFFTAQQLFAIPKSFAFPNPKGSNSETQQNNEKKKTDFISELQISRNENQLQKIVYNYKTTGFGYTVTITKEAEGMKLEKTEVAD, from the coding sequence ATGAAAACCGTAGCTTTTTCCCTTCTTGCCCTTGCAGGTTTCACCTTTCTATTTTCCTGTAAAAACAACGCCAAAACCAACGAAGAAACCCAGACTGTTGTAACTGATTCCATTCCTGCGGAAACTGCGCCCAATGCTATGTACGTTACCGCTGTAAGTGGATTAACTTTACGTGAATTTCCCAATCTGCAAAGTGCGAAACTTGCCGTGATGCCCTTGGGCACGAAAGTGAAAATCGTGAAGGCCGAAGGAAAAACCACGATGAACGTGGGTGGAATTGATGGCGCGATGGACGAGGTGGAGTTTAATAATCAAAAAGGGTTTGCTTTTAACGGTTTTCTTTCAAAGTTTTTCCCTCCCGGGGAAAATGCTTCCGCAAAAAACTATGCTGAGGAACTAAAGAAAGATTTTCCAAAAGTGAGTTATTCCGAAGCTACGGGCGGTACGGCGAGCAAGCCTACAAAAACCGAAACCTTGATTTTGCCAACCGATACATGGCACGAGGCATTTTTTACGGCGCAACAACTATTTGCAATTCCGAAATCGTTTGCGTTTCCAAATCCTAAGGGTTCCAATAGCGAAACGCAACAAAACAATGAGAAAAAGAAAACCGATTTTATAAGTGAACTCCAAATTTCACGAAATGAAAACCAGCTTCAGAAAATAGTGTATAATTATAAAACCACTGGTTTTGGCTATACGGTTACTATTACCAAAGAAGCGGAGGGGATGAAACTTGAGAAGACGGAAGTAGCAGACTAA
- the pyk gene encoding pyruvate kinase, which yields MSNQKRTKIVATLGPATSSEETLRYMILEGVDVFRVNFSHADYTTVKKTIATIRKLSEELDTHVGILGDLQGPKLRVGMMKEEVIVQPGDELLFCTGDEFEGNRERVYMNYDNFPRDVNAGERVLLDDGKLIFEVLETNNVNEVKVMVIQGGPLRSKKGVNLPNTKISLPALTAKDKEDAIFAIEQKVDWIALSFVRHAEDLKELQALIEAHSEYKIPIIAKIEKPEAVENIDRIIAYCDGLMVARGDLGVEVPAEEVPLIQKELVLTAKRARIPVIIATQMMETMITSLTPTRAEVNDVANSVMDGADAVMLSGETSVGNYPVAVIKTMAKILKSVENSELIRVPQEPPQIKTNRYVTKSICYHAAHMANEIEAQAICTLTNSGYTAFQISAWRPSAFILAFTSNKRILARLNLLWGVKAFYYDKYVSTDETVDDVNRIAFEKGYVHKGDYLINLAAMPIVDKGMVNTLRVTQVK from the coding sequence ATGTCAAATCAAAAAAGAACCAAAATAGTTGCAACCCTTGGCCCTGCAACTTCCAGTGAAGAAACCCTCAGATATATGATTTTGGAGGGTGTGGACGTATTTAGGGTGAATTTTTCGCATGCTGACTATACTACTGTCAAAAAAACAATCGCCACCATCAGGAAACTTTCCGAGGAATTGGATACACACGTAGGCATTTTGGGCGATCTGCAAGGGCCAAAACTTCGTGTGGGGATGATGAAAGAAGAAGTGATCGTGCAACCCGGCGATGAGCTTTTATTCTGCACTGGCGATGAGTTTGAGGGCAACCGCGAACGCGTTTATATGAACTATGACAATTTTCCGCGAGATGTAAACGCTGGCGAGCGGGTACTCTTAGACGATGGCAAACTTATTTTTGAAGTGCTCGAAACCAATAATGTAAACGAAGTAAAAGTAATGGTAATTCAGGGCGGACCGTTGCGTTCAAAAAAAGGTGTGAATTTGCCAAACACCAAAATTTCGCTCCCTGCCCTTACTGCGAAAGACAAAGAGGACGCCATTTTTGCCATTGAACAAAAGGTAGATTGGATAGCCCTTTCCTTTGTACGCCACGCCGAGGATTTAAAGGAACTTCAAGCGTTGATTGAAGCGCATTCGGAATATAAAATTCCCATAATTGCAAAAATTGAAAAGCCCGAGGCGGTCGAAAATATTGACAGGATCATCGCATATTGCGACGGCCTTATGGTAGCCCGCGGCGATTTGGGCGTAGAAGTGCCCGCAGAGGAAGTGCCCCTAATTCAAAAAGAATTGGTGCTTACCGCAAAGCGTGCCCGCATTCCCGTAATCATAGCTACCCAAATGATGGAAACGATGATAACCTCATTAACCCCAACCCGCGCCGAAGTGAACGACGTGGCAAACTCTGTTATGGATGGTGCCGATGCCGTGATGCTTTCGGGCGAAACTTCCGTGGGCAATTATCCAGTAGCTGTTATAAAAACAATGGCAAAAATCCTAAAAAGTGTAGAAAACTCTGAATTGATACGCGTGCCACAGGAGCCTCCGCAAATAAAAACCAACCGTTACGTTACCAAATCCATCTGCTACCACGCAGCACATATGGCCAATGAAATTGAGGCGCAAGCTATTTGCACTTTGACAAATAGTGGTTATACTGCTTTCCAAATTTCAGCATGGCGCCCTTCAGCTTTTATTTTGGCATTTACTTCTAACAAACGTATTCTTGCCCGTTTGAATTTACTTTGGGGCGTAAAAGCCTTTTATTACGACAAATACGTAAGTACTGATGAAACCGTGGACGATGTAAACCGGATTGCTTTTGAAAAAGGCTACGTGCACAAAGGCGACTATTTAATAAACCTTGCAGCTATGCCTATTGTGGATAAGGGAATGGTGAATACGTTGCGCGTTACGCAGGTGAAATAA
- a CDS encoding CYTH domain-containing protein has protein sequence MQEIERKFLVTSEAFKNEAHKRTRIVQGFLNTHPERTVRIRIQGNDGFLTIKGKSNKSGLTRFEWEKQISQAEAEELLHLCEPGIIEKTRYEIFFDDHTFEVDDFTGENEGLIIAEIELNSETEPFSKPEWLGKEVTGDVKYYNSNLSKNPFKTWKSES, from the coding sequence ATGCAGGAAATAGAACGTAAATTTTTAGTCACTTCCGAAGCTTTTAAAAATGAGGCGCACAAACGCACGCGAATCGTTCAAGGGTTTTTGAACACCCATCCCGAACGCACCGTGCGCATCCGCATTCAGGGAAACGATGGATTTTTAACCATTAAAGGAAAATCCAACAAATCTGGCCTTACGAGATTTGAATGGGAAAAACAAATTTCACAGGCCGAAGCTGAGGAATTGCTTCATCTCTGCGAACCGGGAATTATTGAAAAAACACGCTATGAAATTTTCTTTGACGACCATACTTTTGAAGTGGATGATTTTACGGGCGAAAACGAAGGTTTAATCATTGCAGAAATAGAACTTAATTCAGAAACCGAGCCCTTTTCAAAACCTGAATGGCTGGGAAAGGAAGTTACGGGCGATGTGAAATATTACAATTCAAATTTGAGTAAAAATCCTTTTAAAACTTGGAAAAGTGAAAGCTAG